DNA from Bradyrhizobium japonicum USDA 6:
CGGTGGCCGCAAGGCGGCGACGTTCGCGACCTATGCATTCGCAGCACTCGCGCTCGTGCTGGTGCCGTTCGCCGTGTCCATCCTGCGCGTGGTCAAGAGCCGGCCGGCGCCGGAAGGCGGATCACTTCTTGCGCAACTGGATCGCTGGCTGATGGATCATCCGCGCGTCGCCATGCGCATCACGGTGTTCGCGATGTTTGCGCTCTATCTCAGCTCGCCGCGCCTCAAGGAATATGCCTTCTTCGAGCTCGCGCTTTATGCCGCGATCCTCGTCGTCGATCTTCCGGCCCTGTCACTTGCCGCGTTCCTCGCCGTCGGTCTGGCCTTTCCGGCACTGATCTCGATTCTGGGGACGGCATTCGAGGGCAGCTTCATCCTCCTCATCATTGCGCTGACAAGTTTCTGGATCCTGCTGCTCGACTTTCGCGCCGAGCCGAAGCGGCTGGAGACGAAAGATAGCCGGTCGACGTGAAGCGCCGTCGGCACGCTCGTTACGTGCCCGCTACAGGCAACGAAGTCCTAGCTTTCGGGAGAACCGACAGCGGGCGTTTCACGATGGATGACAAGGCGATTGCAAGGCCCGCGGCAGCTATTCCGGCAAAGACGTCCACGAAGTAATGGCCTCCGAGCAAGGGCGTTACAACCATCGTCGAGGTGCACAACATGAGTGCCCCCGGGCGCATCCACCATACGCCCCACCACGCCCACAATGCGAGGACTGCCGCGGCAGCATGGAAGCTGGGAAATGTGACAATGCCGCCAATATGGGAAAGGTTGAGAATGTGCAGATCGCCGTTCCTGATCGCCGGCAACCGCTCGAGCTGAATCAGATAGCCGGTGGCGGAGTAGGTCGAGAACTCCGGCGACAGATCATGCTGGAGATACGTGCCGATCGCCGGGATCAGCGCGGATATGAAGGCCACGATGAGAAGCGTGAGCAGCGTTGCCAACGTATAGCGCTGTAGCCGCGCATAGTTCTTCGTCAGCCCAAGGACGATCGGAACTCCGAACGGAGGCAGCGCGATTGCCGCATACGCTGTGTAGGCATAGGGGAGAATTTCGGGACGCGCGGTCATGAACCTGTAGTAGGAAGCCCAGTCCAGCCCGAGTATCCTGTCCCAACGATCCAGCGCAGCATCCTGGAGCGCCAGGTTCGCCGACGCCGCCACGTATGTGAGGAGAGCCCCGACAATTGAAAGACAACCCAGTTGCGCGATGGAGACGAGAACATAGCCCAATCGCAGGCCGTAGGGCCGCGACATGAGGAGGTGTCCGAGCGCGATGAAGGTGCCGCAGGATAGCAGGCCGATCCACGCCTCCCTGTCGAGCCCCCAGGAGAAGCCAGCTATCGGAAGCGATATGCCAACGAACAGCGCCAGCGCAGCCAGCGCGATCCAGTTGCGCACGTAAAGTTCGTAGGCCTCAGTCTGACAGTCGGGCGCGACGAGCATTTCATTCCCAAGGGTGGACGCGGCGGAGAGTCGCGCAACCTAAGGAGGAATTAGAACAACTCAACACTCCTTGAATGAATCTAGTTAAAGATGTCTGACTGGAAGAGCTCGCCTAAGCCGCGCAAGAGCGAAGAACGGTGGTTGGCGGCGACGACGGTGGCTCCGCAGTGTCGTCAATGCATGCGGCTACGAACTTGTCGATCGACGGTTACGGTTGCGCGCCTCGCGGTCAACTCCGATGGTGCGGGCAGCCGGGGTCGAACCGGCACAGCGCTTGCGCGCCGAGGGATTTTAAGTCCCTTGCGTCTACCAATTCCGCCATGCCCGCTTGATCCAACGAGATCAACTAGTTAAGTCCACCT
Protein-coding regions in this window:
- a CDS encoding phosphatase PAP2 family protein gives rise to the protein MLVAPDCQTEAYELYVRNWIALAALALFVGISLPIAGFSWGLDREAWIGLLSCGTFIALGHLLMSRPYGLRLGYVLVSIAQLGCLSIVGALLTYVAASANLALQDAALDRWDRILGLDWASYYRFMTARPEILPYAYTAYAAIALPPFGVPIVLGLTKNYARLQRYTLATLLTLLIVAFISALIPAIGTYLQHDLSPEFSTYSATGYLIQLERLPAIRNGDLHILNLSHIGGIVTFPSFHAAAAVLALWAWWGVWWMRPGALMLCTSTMVVTPLLGGHYFVDVFAGIAAAGLAIALSSIVKRPLSVLPKARTSLPVAGT